A single Natrinema pellirubrum DSM 15624 DNA region contains:
- a CDS encoding TIGR03560 family F420-dependent LLM class oxidoreductase — translation MSPADGDATALETGIILPQYGTEIDTVRDTALEAERLGYDAVWLEDHFQSWIGDPRRATHECWTTLSAVAEATDEIRLGTLVTSQSYRHPALLAKMAAGVDQVSDGRLELGLGGGWYEAEYDRFGYEFREPPAERLRRLAETVEILQGLWTNETYSHEGRHLEIDLEDAFCEPKPVQDPHPPIWIGGGGEQFTLRYAAELADGWNYGTLEPDGFADKLDVLRDHCESEARYDEIRKSAELFVFVGETTAAAEEKRESFRDEFLPADGPSEPREFFLAGYLETAPTGTPAEIRERLADYADAGIEEVMLAVPNAVDDGDESLSLLAAALAA, via the coding sequence ATGAGCCCCGCCGACGGGGACGCGACCGCCCTCGAGACCGGTATCATCCTCCCCCAGTACGGCACCGAGATCGACACGGTCCGGGACACCGCACTCGAGGCCGAGCGGCTGGGCTACGACGCGGTCTGGCTCGAGGATCACTTCCAGTCGTGGATCGGTGACCCCCGGCGAGCGACCCACGAGTGCTGGACGACGCTCAGCGCAGTCGCGGAGGCCACCGACGAGATTCGGCTAGGGACGCTCGTGACCAGTCAGTCGTACCGCCATCCCGCCCTGCTGGCGAAGATGGCGGCGGGGGTCGACCAAGTGAGCGACGGCCGGCTCGAGCTGGGGCTGGGCGGGGGCTGGTACGAGGCCGAGTACGACCGCTTCGGCTACGAGTTCCGCGAACCGCCCGCCGAACGGCTCCGACGGCTGGCCGAAACCGTCGAAATCCTGCAGGGGCTGTGGACCAACGAGACCTACAGTCACGAGGGCCGACACCTCGAGATCGATCTCGAGGACGCCTTCTGCGAACCGAAGCCCGTACAGGATCCGCATCCGCCGATCTGGATCGGCGGCGGGGGCGAGCAGTTTACGCTGCGGTACGCCGCCGAACTGGCCGACGGCTGGAACTACGGGACCCTCGAGCCCGACGGCTTCGCCGACAAGCTCGACGTGTTGCGGGATCACTGCGAGAGCGAGGCCCGGTACGACGAGATCCGCAAGTCCGCCGAGCTGTTCGTCTTCGTCGGGGAAACGACCGCGGCCGCCGAGGAAAAGCGCGAGTCGTTCCGCGACGAATTCCTGCCCGCCGACGGCCCGAGCGAGCCCCGAGAGTTCTTCCTCGCGGGCTACCTCGAGACGGCCCCCACCGGGACGCCGGCCGAAATCCGCGAGCGGCTCGCCGACTACGCCGACGCCGGCATCGAGGAGGTCATGCTCGCGGTCCCGAACGCGGTCGACGACGGCGACGAGAGCCTGTCGCTGCTGGCCGCGGCACTCGCCGCGTGA
- a CDS encoding methyl-accepting chemotaxis protein translates to MTDSLEAAGAGDSSPIPGAIQSDRPVGFALAVAVVGLVVVAVAAVALGGQTAAVFGAGVAGVVATGATAAGIAAASSARTAPGQRDRLRAGIADLTERVTRLEAGEYDDPFDGDRDDEFAALESSLAGIREQLAERDRTDRSLDELERTVQTHAETTRAVAAGDLTRRFERPGTHESLDELADNSNRMLAEIEDTFGTLKSFSGEVVTYSRELTTSMEAVQAEGERTSEALTEVVADNREQNEQLRTVTAEMENFSTTVEEIAATASEVADTADRTARVGRQGSEAAGDAITGMAVIDTETERTLEEIEGLEAEAERIDELIESISEIAEQTNMLALNANIEATRSGEAGGEGFGAVADEIQTLSEEVYDSVQTVEERLEGLKERAMAAADEVRTSRGRIEDSVADVEDAATALEEVAGLAEETNDGVQEISAATQEQASATQQVVVLVEDAAETSAATASTSARAARRASAQAEALSHVARSATVLTEQAGELNAQLVAYDTESGYDLPEPRTADDVDPEAVSTADATPETIGDGGTASR, encoded by the coding sequence ATGACTGACTCGCTCGAGGCGGCCGGCGCGGGCGACTCGTCGCCGATTCCCGGGGCGATCCAATCGGATCGACCGGTCGGTTTCGCCCTCGCGGTCGCCGTGGTCGGACTGGTCGTCGTCGCCGTCGCGGCGGTCGCGCTCGGCGGCCAGACCGCGGCCGTCTTCGGGGCTGGCGTCGCCGGCGTCGTCGCGACGGGCGCCACCGCGGCCGGGATCGCCGCCGCCTCGAGCGCCCGAACCGCGCCGGGCCAGCGCGACCGACTGCGTGCGGGGATCGCCGACCTGACCGAGCGAGTGACGCGCCTCGAGGCCGGCGAGTACGACGACCCCTTCGACGGCGACCGCGACGACGAGTTCGCGGCCCTCGAGTCATCGCTGGCCGGGATCCGGGAGCAGTTGGCCGAACGCGACCGGACGGACCGGTCGCTGGACGAACTCGAGCGGACCGTCCAGACCCACGCGGAGACGACGCGGGCGGTCGCCGCGGGCGATCTCACCCGTCGGTTCGAGCGGCCGGGCACCCACGAATCGCTCGACGAGTTGGCCGACAACTCCAACAGGATGCTCGCGGAGATCGAGGACACCTTCGGGACGCTGAAGTCCTTCTCCGGCGAGGTCGTCACCTACAGCCGCGAACTCACGACCAGCATGGAGGCGGTACAGGCGGAAGGCGAACGCACGAGCGAGGCGCTGACCGAGGTCGTCGCGGACAACAGGGAACAGAACGAGCAGTTGCGAACCGTAACGGCCGAGATGGAGAACTTCTCGACGACGGTCGAGGAGATCGCCGCGACCGCCTCCGAGGTCGCCGACACCGCCGACCGGACCGCACGCGTCGGCCGGCAGGGAAGCGAGGCCGCGGGCGACGCGATCACCGGCATGGCCGTGATCGACACCGAGACCGAACGGACCCTCGAGGAGATCGAGGGGCTCGAGGCCGAAGCCGAGCGGATCGACGAGCTGATCGAATCGATCAGCGAGATCGCCGAACAGACCAACATGCTGGCGCTGAACGCCAACATCGAGGCGACTCGTTCGGGCGAGGCCGGTGGCGAGGGCTTCGGCGCGGTCGCCGACGAGATTCAGACCCTCTCAGAGGAGGTCTACGACTCGGTCCAGACCGTCGAGGAACGCCTCGAGGGACTCAAAGAGCGGGCGATGGCGGCCGCCGACGAGGTCCGGACCAGCCGCGGCCGAATCGAGGACAGCGTCGCCGACGTCGAGGACGCCGCGACCGCGCTCGAGGAGGTCGCCGGACTCGCCGAGGAGACAAACGACGGCGTTCAGGAGATCTCCGCGGCGACCCAAGAGCAGGCGTCGGCGACCCAGCAGGTCGTCGTGCTGGTCGAGGACGCCGCCGAGACGAGCGCGGCGACGGCGTCGACCTCGGCGCGAGCGGCCCGCCGGGCGTCGGCCCAGGCGGAGGCGCTCTCCCACGTGGCCCGCAGCGCGACCGTCCTGACCGAGCAGGCCGGCGAGTTGAACGCACAGCTCGTGGCCTACGACACCGAGAGCGGCTACGACCTGCCGGAGCCACGGACCGCCGACGACGTCGACCCGGAGGCCGTCTCGACGGCCGACGCGACGCCGGAGACGATCGGCGACGGCGGCACCGCGTCTCGATAG
- a CDS encoding AbrB/MazE/SpoVT family DNA-binding domain-containing protein translates to MSEPETRKVGDRGQVTLPKRLREAFDIHGGDEVTIREAGDKIVIEKPTSRADLAEGYRRRAEHHRELADEMAGSSREANASLGDAPGWEE, encoded by the coding sequence ATGAGCGAGCCCGAAACACGGAAAGTCGGCGATCGCGGGCAGGTAACGCTGCCGAAGCGTCTTCGAGAGGCGTTCGATATCCACGGTGGTGACGAGGTGACGATCCGCGAAGCAGGTGACAAGATCGTCATCGAGAAACCGACGTCGCGGGCGGACCTCGCGGAGGGGTATCGACGCCGCGCCGAACACCACCGCGAACTCGCGGACGAGATGGCCGGATCCTCGCGGGAAGCGAACGCCTCACTCGGCGACGCGCCCGGCTGGGAGGAGTAA
- a CDS encoding helix-turn-helix domain-containing protein, whose product MKTVRLTLRFDAETIHPMHRFVAESDAFESYRLVHGNFAGENDDNVFIFHVVGDADVYEAALAETDRVDDYELTRTGDRTFTVYVRDLPADVDTRLLEGLTAGSLVVLPPLEYRSDWTVRFSVVGESADLRAALEGMPDGIETAVDRVGEYDGADAAVGALTARQRETLRVARELGYFEVPRAAGVEDVAAELDCAPGTAAEHLRKAEATVIEALEL is encoded by the coding sequence GTGAAGACCGTTCGGCTCACGCTGCGGTTCGACGCCGAGACGATCCACCCGATGCACCGGTTCGTCGCCGAGAGCGACGCGTTCGAGTCCTATCGGCTGGTCCACGGTAACTTCGCTGGCGAGAACGACGACAACGTTTTTATCTTTCACGTCGTCGGCGACGCCGACGTCTACGAGGCCGCGCTCGCCGAGACCGACCGCGTCGACGACTACGAACTCACGCGGACCGGCGATCGAACCTTTACCGTCTACGTCCGCGATCTGCCGGCCGACGTCGATACGAGGCTCCTCGAGGGCCTCACCGCGGGCAGTCTCGTCGTCCTGCCGCCGCTTGAGTACCGGTCGGACTGGACGGTCCGGTTCTCCGTCGTCGGCGAATCGGCCGATCTCCGGGCGGCGCTCGAGGGGATGCCCGACGGCATCGAGACGGCCGTCGACCGCGTCGGCGAGTACGACGGGGCCGACGCGGCGGTCGGCGCACTGACCGCCCGCCAGCGGGAGACGCTCCGGGTCGCTCGCGAGCTGGGGTACTTCGAGGTCCCACGCGCGGCGGGCGTCGAGGACGTCGCCGCCGAACTCGACTGTGCGCCCGGGACGGCCGCCGAACACCTCCGGAAGGCTGAAGCGACCGTGATAGAGGCACTCGAACTGTAG
- a CDS encoding putative sulfate/molybdate transporter has product MAYSVESRAGRDLEFSAGELTGALGDSVTVLPLLVALGATTSVSLPHVLLGFGVFQIVWGLYYGLPLSVEPMKALVGLAIVGALSYAELAAAGLLAGGVLLVVGRLGLVGRLQQVVGEPVIRGVQFAVALLLLEAAVDLSVGNPPVAATGLAVVGLLALVGHARTSALVVLGLGAVAAVATAGVPTPTAPALAVFPAGRPALSAAAIEGTVAQLGMTIGNAAIATALLCGDLYDREVSADALSRSMGVTCLAAVPLGGVPMCHGSGGLAGKYAFGARTGGANVLLGVGYLALALVAAGAALAAFPMALLGVLLVVVGGQLARAAFDPVDDRRSLALVVGVGAVGAAVNVGVAFVAGAVAFWLLSRAE; this is encoded by the coding sequence ATGGCGTACTCCGTCGAGTCGCGGGCCGGTCGCGACCTCGAGTTCTCCGCGGGCGAACTCACGGGTGCGCTAGGGGATTCGGTTACGGTGTTGCCGCTGCTGGTCGCGCTTGGGGCGACGACGAGCGTCTCTCTCCCTCACGTCCTGCTTGGCTTTGGCGTCTTCCAGATCGTCTGGGGGCTCTACTACGGGCTGCCGCTGTCCGTCGAGCCGATGAAGGCCCTGGTCGGGCTGGCGATCGTCGGCGCGCTTTCCTACGCCGAACTGGCCGCGGCCGGGCTGCTCGCCGGCGGCGTCTTGCTCGTCGTCGGCCGGCTCGGGCTCGTCGGTCGGCTTCAGCAGGTCGTCGGCGAGCCCGTCATCCGCGGCGTCCAGTTCGCGGTCGCACTGCTCCTGCTCGAGGCGGCGGTCGATCTCTCGGTCGGGAACCCGCCCGTAGCGGCGACCGGGCTCGCCGTCGTCGGCCTGCTGGCGCTGGTCGGCCACGCCCGGACGAGCGCACTAGTCGTCCTCGGGCTCGGCGCGGTTGCGGCCGTCGCGACGGCGGGCGTTCCGACGCCGACCGCGCCCGCGCTCGCGGTCTTCCCTGCCGGGCGGCCGGCGCTATCCGCGGCCGCCATCGAGGGGACCGTCGCCCAGCTGGGCATGACGATCGGGAACGCCGCCATCGCGACCGCCCTGCTCTGTGGCGACCTCTACGACCGCGAGGTCTCGGCCGACGCGCTCTCACGGAGCATGGGCGTGACCTGTCTGGCGGCGGTCCCGCTGGGCGGCGTGCCGATGTGTCACGGCAGCGGCGGGCTGGCCGGCAAGTACGCCTTCGGCGCGCGGACCGGCGGCGCGAACGTCCTGCTCGGCGTCGGCTACCTCGCGCTCGCGCTGGTCGCCGCCGGGGCTGCCCTCGCGGCGTTCCCGATGGCGCTTCTGGGCGTCCTGCTGGTCGTCGTCGGTGGTCAGCTGGCTCGAGCGGCGTTCGATCCAGTCGACGACCGTCGGTCGCTCGCGCTCGTGGTGGGGGTCGGAGCCGTCGGCGCGGCCGTCAACGTCGGCGTCGCCTTCGTCGCCGGGGCTGTCGCGTTCTGGCTGCTCTCCCGTGCGGAATAA
- a CDS encoding guanosine monophosphate reductase has product MTNLRDLRTGLSYGDVLLVPQRSPVDSRSTVDLETPFTPSVDLETPLVSAAMDTVTEADLAIELSRAGGIGVLHRFLTAAEQAEQVERVKEADEQVAAAVGINEDYVKRSDAIVDAGVDAIVVDVAHGHLERTLEAVEQLSEAFPETDLVAGNVATPAGVEDLAAAGADCVKVGIGPGSHCTTRKVAGAGVPQLTAVDDCASAAEDLDVTICADGGIRTSGDAVKALMAGADTVMVGSLLAGTEEAPGAVVEVDGTRYKRSRGMATTAAAEDRDDKDVDVDADEGVEALTPYKGPVADVVEEFCAGIRSGLSYCGGHTIPAARDGAEFIRVAPSAKDREGYHTDHDWEGVSVESESKSVSEADLAADDGSSPPAESDD; this is encoded by the coding sequence ATGACCAATCTACGTGATCTCCGGACCGGACTGAGCTACGGGGACGTTCTCCTCGTCCCACAGCGCTCACCCGTTGACAGCCGCAGTACCGTCGACCTCGAGACGCCGTTCACGCCGTCCGTCGACCTCGAGACGCCGCTGGTCTCGGCCGCGATGGATACCGTCACGGAGGCCGACCTGGCGATCGAACTCTCGCGGGCCGGCGGCATCGGCGTGTTACACCGGTTTCTGACGGCGGCCGAGCAGGCCGAGCAGGTCGAACGAGTGAAAGAGGCCGACGAGCAGGTGGCCGCCGCCGTCGGGATCAACGAGGACTACGTCAAGCGAAGCGACGCGATCGTCGACGCCGGCGTCGACGCGATCGTCGTCGACGTCGCCCACGGCCACTTGGAGCGGACGCTCGAGGCCGTCGAGCAACTGAGCGAGGCGTTCCCGGAGACGGACCTCGTCGCGGGGAACGTCGCGACGCCGGCGGGCGTCGAAGACCTCGCCGCTGCCGGCGCGGACTGTGTGAAGGTCGGGATCGGTCCCGGTTCGCACTGTACGACTCGAAAGGTCGCCGGGGCCGGCGTCCCGCAGTTGACGGCCGTCGACGACTGTGCGAGCGCCGCCGAGGACCTGGACGTGACGATCTGTGCCGACGGCGGGATCCGTACCTCCGGCGACGCGGTCAAGGCGCTGATGGCCGGGGCCGACACCGTGATGGTCGGGAGCCTGCTGGCCGGCACCGAGGAAGCGCCCGGCGCTGTCGTCGAGGTCGACGGCACCCGATACAAGCGCTCGCGGGGGATGGCGACCACCGCGGCCGCCGAGGACCGCGACGACAAGGACGTCGATGTCGACGCCGACGAGGGCGTCGAGGCCCTGACCCCCTACAAGGGACCGGTCGCCGACGTCGTCGAGGAGTTCTGCGCCGGCATCCGATCCGGGCTCTCCTACTGCGGCGGACACACCATCCCGGCCGCCCGGGACGGTGCCGAGTTCATCCGCGTCGCGCCCAGCGCGAAGGACCGCGAGGGGTACCACACGGACCACGACTGGGAGGGCGTCAGCGTCGAGAGCGAATCCAAGAGCGTCTCCGAAGCCGATCTGGCGGCCGACGACGGCTCGAGTCCGCCGGCAGAAAGCGACGACTGA
- a CDS encoding DUF7384 family protein has protein sequence MPEEPDPARVVADADVLAADLLVGGSAREALDHVRRHSWVELVASDPLLAATEELVTALADADLAADHRERLEAERVAVDQPEGDHPALASAYRGEAAHLLSYDERLRSAEAGLTLQPRVSVSIRPPDAFARLFDPESLYAAVEDGEYPGPDRDPRA, from the coding sequence ATGCCTGAGGAGCCCGATCCCGCCCGCGTCGTCGCGGACGCCGACGTCCTCGCGGCGGACCTGCTGGTCGGCGGATCGGCCCGCGAGGCGCTCGATCACGTCCGCCGCCACTCGTGGGTCGAACTGGTCGCGAGCGACCCGCTGCTCGCGGCGACCGAGGAGCTGGTAACGGCACTCGCCGACGCCGACCTCGCCGCCGATCACCGCGAGCGCCTCGAGGCCGAGCGGGTCGCGGTCGACCAGCCCGAGGGAGATCATCCCGCGCTGGCGTCGGCCTATCGGGGCGAGGCGGCACACCTGCTCTCCTACGACGAGCGGCTACGATCGGCAGAGGCCGGCCTGACGCTCCAGCCCCGCGTCTCGGTCAGCATCCGGCCGCCGGACGCGTTCGCGCGCCTGTTCGATCCCGAGAGTCTGTACGCGGCCGTCGAGGACGGCGAGTATCCCGGGCCGGACCGGGACCCGCGAGCGTAA
- a CDS encoding XTP/dITP diphosphatase, whose translation MTVRFVTGNEGKAREARDYLSGIEPVEQIEYDYTEIQSDSLEEIAAHGAREAFDELGGEEPVLVDDAGLFVEALGGFPGPYSAYVEDTVGVERLWRLASEEENRRAHFRTVLAYADEDGTETFEGSVAGTLVAPRGEGGFGYDPIFEYNGQTLAELSTEEKNAISHRGRALAAFTEWYADRDA comes from the coding sequence ATGACCGTTCGATTCGTCACCGGCAACGAGGGCAAGGCGCGCGAGGCGCGGGACTATCTCTCGGGCATCGAGCCCGTCGAGCAGATCGAGTACGACTACACCGAGATTCAAAGCGACTCGCTCGAGGAAATCGCGGCCCACGGGGCGCGCGAGGCCTTCGACGAACTCGGGGGTGAGGAGCCGGTGCTGGTCGACGACGCCGGGCTGTTCGTCGAGGCCCTCGGCGGGTTCCCCGGCCCGTACTCGGCGTACGTCGAGGACACTGTCGGCGTCGAGCGGCTCTGGCGACTCGCGAGCGAGGAGGAGAACCGCCGCGCGCACTTCCGGACCGTCCTCGCGTACGCGGACGAGGACGGGACGGAGACGTTCGAGGGATCGGTCGCCGGAACGCTCGTCGCGCCCCGCGGCGAGGGCGGGTTCGGCTACGATCCCATTTTCGAGTACAACGGACAGACGTTGGCCGAACTGAGTACCGAAGAGAAGAACGCGATCTCTCACCGCGGGCGCGCGCTGGCGGCGTTCACCGAGTGGTACGCCGACCGCGACGCGTAA
- a CDS encoding heme NO-binding domain-containing protein, translating into MHGIILQTLQSFVVDTYGEDAWLAIQNEADIEEKVYVPVTVYPDGDVYEIARTAGDLTDQSPRTILTQYGRWVVPALLETYDLHIDDDWEGLELIANIQRFHTSLRTRDMTTLTTPRIRSERVDENRVRITYDSDRKLCDVARGAIQGVADRFDEDLVAEERTCMHEGDDACVFDIRRRVSAEADTATVRSGEAND; encoded by the coding sequence ATGCACGGCATAATCCTCCAGACGCTCCAGTCGTTCGTCGTCGACACCTACGGCGAGGACGCCTGGTTAGCGATTCAGAACGAGGCCGACATCGAGGAGAAGGTCTATGTCCCGGTCACGGTCTATCCGGACGGCGACGTCTACGAGATCGCCCGCACTGCCGGCGATCTCACCGATCAGAGCCCGCGGACGATCCTCACCCAGTACGGGCGGTGGGTCGTCCCCGCGTTGCTCGAGACCTACGACCTCCACATCGACGACGACTGGGAGGGGCTCGAACTCATCGCGAACATCCAGCGGTTCCATACCTCACTGCGGACCCGGGACATGACGACGCTGACGACCCCGCGCATTCGGTCGGAGCGGGTCGACGAGAACCGGGTCCGGATCACCTACGATTCGGACCGGAAACTCTGTGACGTGGCTCGCGGCGCGATCCAGGGCGTCGCCGACCGCTTCGACGAGGACCTCGTCGCCGAGGAGCGGACCTGTATGCACGAGGGCGACGACGCCTGCGTCTTCGACATTCGGCGGCGAGTATCCGCCGAGGCGGACACGGCTACCGTCCGCAGCGGGGAGGCGAATGACTGA
- the thiD gene encoding bifunctional hydroxymethylpyrimidine kinase/phosphomethylpyrimidine kinase: MRTPAPESRPVALTIAGSDSGGGAGIQADLATMAAHGVFGTSAITAVTAQNTRGVESSHVLPTAEIAAQLEAVTDDFAVGAAKTGMLATTEVIETVAEYAQEFAFPLVVDPVMVATSGDRLLEPEAERAYEELLGTATVATPNADEAEVLTDIAVTDEETAREAGEAILETGVDAVLVKGGHVPGERVRDTLVTAETVRTFEHPRVGTEATHGSGCALAAAIAARLATGEPLESAVEGATDFLARAVRYPYDVGEGHGAVNHMHPLRNDAAREPTAEEVQAIVDRFVAADVSALVPEVGMNVVGATPYAESVAETAAVEGRITRTLSGVRPNRGVRFGASSHMARFLLSAREFVPDLRFAVNCRFDADVEAALEALAWPIAEYDRGDQPAEIRETEGSTMGWGARQAFAAREEPPVAVVDRGEVGKEALVKIVAADPETLADRTLALEREVTR, encoded by the coding sequence ATGCGAACACCAGCACCCGAGAGCCGGCCGGTCGCGCTGACGATCGCTGGCAGCGACTCCGGCGGCGGCGCGGGGATCCAGGCCGACCTCGCGACGATGGCCGCCCACGGCGTCTTCGGCACGTCGGCGATCACCGCCGTCACCGCCCAAAACACCCGCGGCGTCGAGTCTTCCCACGTCCTGCCGACCGCGGAGATCGCCGCCCAGCTCGAGGCCGTCACCGACGACTTCGCGGTCGGCGCGGCCAAGACCGGGATGCTCGCGACGACCGAGGTCATCGAGACCGTCGCCGAGTACGCACAGGAGTTCGCGTTCCCGCTGGTCGTCGACCCCGTGATGGTCGCGACCTCGGGCGATCGGCTGCTCGAGCCCGAGGCCGAACGGGCCTACGAGGAACTGCTGGGTACGGCGACGGTCGCGACGCCCAACGCCGACGAGGCCGAAGTGCTGACGGACATCGCCGTCACCGACGAGGAGACGGCTCGCGAGGCCGGCGAGGCGATCCTCGAGACGGGCGTCGACGCGGTCCTCGTGAAGGGTGGGCACGTCCCCGGCGAGCGGGTCCGGGACACCCTCGTCACCGCGGAGACGGTCCGGACGTTCGAACACCCCCGCGTCGGGACCGAGGCCACCCACGGCTCGGGCTGTGCGCTGGCCGCCGCGATCGCGGCCCGACTGGCCACGGGCGAACCGCTCGAGTCGGCCGTCGAGGGGGCGACGGACTTCCTTGCCCGCGCGGTTCGGTACCCCTACGATGTGGGCGAGGGTCACGGCGCGGTCAACCACATGCACCCGCTGCGAAACGACGCCGCCCGGGAGCCCACCGCCGAGGAGGTGCAGGCGATCGTCGACCGGTTCGTCGCGGCCGACGTCTCGGCGCTGGTCCCCGAGGTGGGGATGAACGTCGTCGGCGCAACGCCCTACGCCGAGTCCGTCGCCGAGACCGCCGCCGTCGAGGGCCGGATCACGCGGACCCTCTCGGGGGTTCGACCCAACCGCGGGGTCCGGTTCGGGGCCTCGAGCCACATGGCCCGCTTCCTGCTGTCCGCGCGGGAGTTCGTCCCCGACCTGCGATTCGCGGTGAACTGCCGGTTCGACGCGGACGTCGAGGCCGCACTCGAGGCCCTCGCGTGGCCGATCGCCGAGTACGATCGCGGCGACCAGCCGGCCGAGATCAGGGAGACGGAGGGGAGTACGATGGGATGGGGTGCCCGGCAGGCGTTCGCGGCCCGCGAGGAGCCCCCCGTCGCCGTCGTCGATCGCGGCGAGGTCGGCAAGGAGGCGCTCGTGAAGATCGTCGCGGCCGACCCCGAGACGCTCGCCGACCGGACGCTGGCGCTCGAGCGCGAGGTGACCCGATGA
- a CDS encoding AIR synthase family protein gives MSDLGKIDRAFFDRHIAPNLGADRDDVAVGPTHGVDFGVLDIGDRALVTATDPLSILPALGLERAARFALDLVLADVAVSGVPPSHLSICFTLPEGMTDDEFATVWETIHAECADLGVAVVTGHTARYADPSHPWVGAATAMGVGDHGDIVRPDGARPGDRLLLTNGPAVEAVGLLSTLFGEEIDCPAETISAAQDRLEEVYAVRDALTAAAAGPVRAMHDVTEGGLAGALNEMADGADARFAIDRDAVPLRPGVREVCDALGIDPWAATSCGSLLLSVDPDGVADVREALADRGTPVAEIGRVEALEGDDGAVLVDGDRLAHPNADPSWDAYAALAAAANGDGS, from the coding sequence GTGAGCGACCTCGGAAAAATCGATCGCGCGTTCTTCGACCGCCACATCGCGCCGAACCTCGGTGCCGACCGCGACGACGTCGCCGTCGGGCCGACCCACGGCGTCGATTTCGGCGTCCTCGATATCGGCGACCGCGCGCTGGTCACCGCGACCGACCCCCTCTCGATCCTGCCCGCGCTGGGCCTCGAACGGGCCGCGCGCTTCGCCCTCGATCTCGTCCTCGCGGACGTGGCCGTCAGCGGTGTCCCCCCGTCACATCTCTCGATCTGTTTCACGCTGCCCGAGGGGATGACCGACGACGAGTTCGCGACGGTCTGGGAGACGATCCACGCGGAGTGTGCGGACCTCGGCGTCGCCGTCGTGACCGGCCACACGGCGCGCTACGCCGACCCGTCCCACCCATGGGTCGGCGCGGCCACCGCGATGGGCGTCGGCGACCACGGCGACATCGTTCGGCCCGACGGGGCCCGCCCCGGCGATCGGCTCCTCCTGACGAACGGCCCCGCCGTCGAGGCCGTCGGCCTCCTGAGTACGCTCTTCGGCGAGGAAATCGACTGTCCCGCCGAGACGATCTCGGCCGCCCAGGACCGCCTCGAGGAGGTCTACGCCGTCCGGGACGCCCTCACGGCGGCCGCCGCGGGGCCGGTCCGGGCGATGCACGACGTGACCGAGGGCGGCCTCGCGGGCGCGTTGAACGAGATGGCCGACGGGGCCGACGCCCGGTTCGCGATCGACCGCGACGCTGTCCCGCTGCGCCCCGGCGTCCGCGAGGTCTGTGACGCCCTCGGGATCGACCCCTGGGCGGCGACCAGTTGCGGGTCGCTGCTGCTTTCGGTCGACCCTGACGGCGTCGCCGACGTCCGCGAGGCGCTCGCGGATCGGGGGACGCCGGTCGCCGAGATCGGCCGCGTCGAGGCGCTCGAGGGCGACGACGGTGCGGTGCTAGTCGACGGCGACCGGCTCGCGCATCCGAACGCCGACCCGTCGTGGGATGCCTATGCGGCGCTGGCCGCCGCGGCCAACGGCGACGGATCGTAA
- a CDS encoding type II toxin-antitoxin system PemK/MazF family toxin produces MHVRRGDIVVVELDPTRGSEQRGTRPCLVVQNDVGNENAPTTIVVPFTTSYGNERYPFEVLIPADECTLREDSVALCSQVRTVSIDDRITDVVGSVPADRMDEVDTALEYSLGLREV; encoded by the coding sequence ATGCACGTCCGGCGGGGCGACATCGTCGTCGTCGAACTCGATCCGACGCGCGGCTCCGAACAGCGGGGGACCAGACCCTGTCTCGTCGTCCAGAACGACGTCGGCAACGAAAACGCCCCGACGACGATCGTCGTCCCCTTTACCACGTCCTACGGGAACGAACGCTATCCGTTCGAAGTGCTGATCCCCGCCGACGAGTGTACCCTCCGCGAGGACTCGGTCGCGCTCTGTAGTCAGGTTCGAACCGTCTCGATCGACGACCGGATCACGGACGTCGTCGGATCGGTGCCGGCCGATCGGATGGACGAGGTCGACACCGCGCTCGAGTACAGCCTTGGCTTGCGCGAGGTCTGA